A single genomic interval of Microbacterium hydrocarbonoxydans harbors:
- a CDS encoding APC family permease — translation MPLARRLRLGDAVAIGLGSMIGAGVFSVWGPAVGAAGQGILIALAVAALVAYCNATASAQLAAAHPVAGGTYAYARAEIGPWWGFVAGWSFVIGKIASCAAMAMTFAAYAAPAGWQIPVAVTAVVLLAVVNCFGVTRTALVTRVLVVCSLLGLAVVVAVGLGTAATAAPTPLLSADAYGVLQGAGLLFFAFAGYARIATMGEEVIDPARTIPRAIALALGGAVMVYALVALTVVLSLGGATATTSTPLADILAAAGWDGLSPVVRVAAAAASLGALLALLTGIGRTTLAMARERDLPRFLATIDERWQVPRRAEVAIAVIIVVIVLVADLRDAIGFSSFGVLLYYLIANAAAFRQHGAARRYPRALQVIGALGCLLLVNTLPVLASLIGTAAVLAGVLFRMARLRLAR, via the coding sequence ATGCCCCTCGCCCGCCGCCTGAGACTCGGCGACGCCGTCGCCATCGGCCTCGGCTCGATGATCGGCGCCGGCGTCTTCTCGGTGTGGGGCCCCGCCGTCGGAGCCGCGGGGCAGGGAATCCTGATCGCTCTGGCCGTCGCCGCACTGGTCGCCTACTGCAACGCGACGGCCTCGGCCCAGCTCGCCGCCGCGCATCCGGTCGCCGGAGGCACGTACGCCTATGCCAGGGCCGAGATCGGCCCCTGGTGGGGGTTCGTCGCCGGGTGGAGCTTCGTGATCGGCAAGATCGCGAGCTGCGCGGCGATGGCGATGACCTTCGCCGCCTACGCCGCACCAGCCGGATGGCAGATCCCGGTCGCCGTCACCGCCGTGGTGCTGCTCGCGGTCGTCAACTGCTTCGGCGTCACCCGGACGGCCCTCGTCACGCGAGTGCTCGTCGTGTGCTCGCTGCTCGGACTCGCCGTGGTGGTCGCCGTCGGACTCGGCACGGCGGCCACCGCCGCTCCCACGCCGCTGCTCTCGGCGGATGCCTATGGAGTGCTGCAGGGTGCGGGGCTGCTGTTCTTCGCCTTCGCCGGATACGCGCGCATCGCGACGATGGGCGAAGAGGTCATCGACCCCGCACGGACCATCCCGCGTGCGATCGCACTGGCCCTCGGCGGCGCGGTCATGGTCTACGCGCTCGTCGCCCTCACGGTCGTCCTGTCGCTGGGCGGAGCGACGGCGACGACATCCACTCCGCTCGCCGACATCCTCGCGGCGGCGGGCTGGGACGGCCTCTCCCCGGTGGTGCGCGTCGCGGCCGCCGCGGCATCCCTCGGCGCGCTGCTGGCACTGCTCACCGGGATCGGGCGCACCACACTCGCCATGGCGCGAGAGCGGGACCTGCCGCGCTTCCTCGCCACGATCGACGAGCGCTGGCAGGTGCCCCGCAGGGCCGAGGTCGCGATCGCGGTGATCATCGTCGTGATCGTGCTCGTCGCGGACCTCCGCGACGCCATCGGCTTCTCGTCCTTCGGCGTGCTGCTGTACTACCTCATCGCGAACGCGGCGGCGTTCCGTCAGCACGGCGCTGCCCGCCGCTATCCCCGAGCGCTGCAGGTGATCGGAGCGCTCGGATGCCTCCTGCTCGTCAACACCCTGCCGGTGCTCGCATCGCTCATCGGCACGGCGGCCGTGCTCGCCGGGGTGCTGTTCCGGATGGCGCGGCTGCGCCTGGCCCGCTGA